From Streptomyces sp. Edi4, one genomic window encodes:
- a CDS encoding DUF305 domain-containing protein: MTVSHASTARPSASRPARPAPGRALAALGAAAVLALTLTACGSSGGSESGHPATPGTHHGPATTPSSGTAAAGGPFNSADVTFAQQMIPHHQQALEMARLADGRAADGEVKNLAAAIRKTQDSEVATMKGWLTSWGKPLPSPSPMGDMAGMDHGSGGASAMPGMMSDRDMADLTAAKGKDFDKRFTRLMIGHHQGAVTMAKDEQKNGDNPDAKRLAGNVIAAQNAEIEQMNKILARLK, encoded by the coding sequence ATGACCGTTTCCCACGCCTCGACCGCCCGCCCGTCCGCGTCACGTCCGGCCCGTCCGGCGCCCGGCCGCGCGCTCGCGGCCCTCGGCGCGGCCGCCGTCCTGGCTCTGACGCTGACCGCCTGCGGTTCCTCCGGCGGCTCCGAATCCGGCCACCCGGCCACGCCCGGCACGCACCACGGCCCCGCCACCACGCCGTCCTCCGGCACCGCGGCGGCCGGCGGCCCGTTCAACAGCGCCGATGTGACGTTCGCTCAACAGATGATCCCGCACCACCAGCAGGCCCTGGAGATGGCCCGGCTCGCCGACGGGCGCGCGGCCGACGGCGAGGTCAAGAACCTCGCGGCCGCGATCCGAAAGACCCAGGACTCCGAGGTCGCCACGATGAAGGGCTGGCTGACGTCCTGGGGCAAGCCGCTGCCCTCGCCCTCGCCGATGGGGGACATGGCCGGGATGGACCACGGCTCGGGCGGCGCGTCCGCGATGCCCGGGATGATGTCCGACCGGGACATGGCCGACCTCACCGCCGCCAAGGGCAAGGACTTCGACAAGAGGTTCACCCGGCTGATGATCGGCCACCACCAGGGCGCGGTCACCATGGCCAAGGACGAGCAGAAGAACGGCGACAACCCCGACGCGAAGCGGCTCGCCGGCAACGTCATCGCGGCGCAGAACGCCGAGATCGAGCAGATGAACAAGATCCTGGCCCGCCTGAAGTAA
- a CDS encoding MurR/RpiR family transcriptional regulator: MSSGQQVRAQSAAITPSGQPSDHERVPADRVRALFDGRRLSPGQRRIAQYLIDHLTDAAFLSITELAERVGVSQPSVTRFAASLGYSGYPALREALQPIALSAVAGTPEGRDESRHNELQAAVDAEIENLEQVRRLVANTSQVLEIGHELALSVPLTVLGLRISVSLAEYFAYAARRIHPDVRLVTRGGSVAYDALLQSRSAGGTWVLAFAMPRHAKETLAALRAARSAGLRVALVTDTTLGPLVDEADVALTAGTGSRLVFDSYAAPGVLAAAILQAMADADPERTQARLEEYEQAADKHGFFL, from the coding sequence GTGTCATCGGGGCAGCAGGTACGCGCCCAGTCGGCTGCGATCACGCCGAGCGGGCAGCCCTCGGACCACGAGCGCGTCCCGGCCGACCGCGTCCGGGCCCTGTTCGACGGCCGTCGCCTCTCCCCCGGCCAACGGCGCATCGCCCAGTACCTCATCGACCACCTCACCGACGCCGCCTTCCTTTCCATCACCGAGCTCGCGGAACGGGTCGGCGTGAGCCAGCCCTCCGTGACGCGCTTCGCGGCCTCGCTCGGCTACAGCGGTTACCCCGCGCTGCGTGAGGCCCTGCAACCGATCGCCCTGAGCGCGGTCGCGGGCACACCCGAGGGCCGCGACGAGAGCCGGCACAACGAGCTCCAGGCGGCGGTGGACGCCGAGATCGAGAACCTGGAGCAGGTGCGCCGCCTGGTCGCCAACACCTCCCAGGTCCTGGAGATCGGCCACGAGCTGGCGCTCTCGGTCCCGCTGACCGTCCTCGGCCTGCGCATCTCGGTGTCCCTCGCGGAGTACTTCGCGTACGCGGCGCGGCGCATCCACCCCGATGTGCGGCTGGTGACGCGCGGCGGCAGCGTCGCCTATGACGCGCTGCTGCAATCCCGCTCGGCGGGCGGCACCTGGGTCCTGGCGTTCGCGATGCCCCGGCACGCCAAGGAGACGCTGGCGGCGCTGCGGGCCGCGCGGAGCGCGGGTCTGCGCGTCGCGCTGGTCACGGACACCACCCTCGGTCCGCTGGTCGACGAGGCCGATGTGGCCCTGACCGCGGGCACCGGCTCCCGGTTGGTGTTCGACTCCTACGCGGCGCCGGGCGTCCTGGCCGCCGCGATCCTCCAGGCGATGGCGGACGCCGATCCGGAGCGCACGCAGGCGCGGCTCGAGGAGTACGAGCAGGCCGCCGACAAACACGGATTCTTCCTCTAG
- a CDS encoding MFS transporter produces MPTATATSAPPDLAAPAPRSPLVSWLAVLSLMLGLFSIVTSEILPVGLLTEIGSSFTISDGMAGLMMTLPGLLAAASAPLVTAATGRVDRRLMLGAFVLLLALADFLAAAATSYWVMLVARVMVGVTIGGFWSIGAGLAGRLVPPRSVAKATSVIFAAVPLGSVLGVPAGTFIGDLAGWRTAFLVMGFFTLAVLVLLLLVVPPLPAPRATRLRVLGAMLKSVNTRFALLTTFLIVLAHFATYTYVTPFLERVTQVGAGLITVHLLVYGVAGIAGNFVGGAYAPRHPRATFAAAAAMIACATLLLPVLGRWDVGAVVLLLVWGAGYGAVPVCSGTWFAKAAPDAPEASSVLFTASFQATFSLGALLGGVVVDHSSPSTVMAAGGAVALLAVPAIWSHRACKVSWPES; encoded by the coding sequence ATGCCCACAGCGACCGCCACTTCCGCTCCCCCGGATCTCGCCGCCCCCGCGCCCCGCTCACCGCTCGTCTCCTGGCTGGCCGTGCTGTCGCTGATGCTGGGACTCTTCTCGATCGTCACCAGCGAGATCCTTCCCGTCGGCCTGCTCACCGAGATCGGGTCCAGCTTCACCATCTCCGACGGCATGGCCGGCCTGATGATGACCCTGCCCGGCCTGCTCGCCGCAGCGTCCGCGCCACTGGTCACCGCCGCCACCGGGCGCGTCGACCGGAGGCTGATGCTCGGCGCGTTCGTGCTGCTGCTCGCGCTGGCCGACTTCCTGGCGGCGGCCGCGACCAGTTACTGGGTCATGCTGGTCGCCCGGGTCATGGTCGGCGTCACCATCGGTGGCTTCTGGTCGATCGGCGCGGGCCTGGCCGGCCGTCTCGTGCCCCCGCGGTCGGTGGCGAAAGCCACCTCGGTGATCTTCGCGGCGGTCCCGCTCGGCTCGGTGCTCGGGGTGCCCGCGGGCACCTTCATCGGTGACCTCGCGGGCTGGCGTACGGCGTTCCTCGTCATGGGGTTCTTCACGCTGGCCGTCCTGGTCCTGCTGCTCCTGGTGGTCCCCCCGCTGCCCGCGCCGCGCGCCACCCGCCTGCGCGTCCTCGGCGCCATGCTGAAGAGTGTCAACACCCGCTTCGCCCTGCTGACCACCTTCCTCATCGTCCTCGCGCACTTCGCCACCTACACCTATGTGACCCCCTTCCTCGAGCGGGTGACCCAGGTGGGCGCCGGACTCATCACCGTCCATCTGCTCGTCTACGGAGTGGCGGGCATCGCCGGGAACTTCGTCGGCGGGGCGTACGCGCCCCGTCACCCACGTGCCACCTTCGCGGCGGCAGCCGCGATGATCGCCTGCGCCACCCTGCTGCTCCCGGTGCTGGGGCGGTGGGACGTGGGGGCGGTGGTCCTTCTGCTGGTCTGGGGCGCCGGATACGGGGCCGTGCCCGTGTGCTCGGGGACCTGGTTCGCAAAGGCCGCCCCCGACGCCCCGGAGGCGTCCTCCGTCCTGTTCACCGCGTCGTTCCAGGCCACCTTCTCCCTCGGGGCGCTGCTCGGCGGTGTCGTGGTGGACCACTCCTCGCCCTCGACGGTCATGGCGGCGGGCGGCGCGGTCGCCCTGCTCGCGGTGCCGGCGATCTGGTCCCATCGCGCGTGCAAGGTGTCGTGGCCCGAGTCCTGA
- a CDS encoding maleylpyruvate isomerase family mycothiol-dependent enzyme, whose amino-acid sequence MDMGSEMSEDRRTAGHPRGAADAAVHRAAVMTETDRLVRAVAGADLATPVPSCPGWTLVDLIRHTGSVQRMFSGLLAGLVQERPRSRDTELDLPTSDDGYPAWLTASSRVAAGVFADTDPDASMWVWGADPHARFWIRRMLFETLVHRVDAELALGVRSEIDAALAADGVDEFLVNLPFAASFAPRTAELRGQDTAIRFRCLDRAGDWLIRLRPDGFGLEPHPADGEGTRPVDATVQASAADLLLFLYGRLDLTADAVETSGDAALLNHWVANSVF is encoded by the coding sequence ATGGACATGGGCAGCGAGATGAGCGAGGACAGGCGCACGGCGGGGCACCCGCGAGGGGCGGCCGACGCGGCGGTCCACCGCGCCGCGGTGATGACGGAGACCGACCGCTTGGTGCGCGCCGTGGCGGGCGCGGACCTGGCGACGCCGGTGCCGAGCTGTCCCGGCTGGACCCTCGTCGATCTGATCCGGCACACCGGAAGCGTCCAGCGCATGTTCTCAGGGCTGCTCGCCGGACTCGTCCAGGAACGGCCCCGCAGCCGTGACACGGAACTCGACCTGCCGACCAGCGACGACGGCTACCCCGCCTGGCTGACCGCGAGCTCGCGGGTGGCGGCCGGTGTCTTCGCCGACACCGATCCGGACGCCTCGATGTGGGTGTGGGGCGCCGATCCTCATGCCCGGTTCTGGATCCGGCGGATGCTGTTCGAGACGCTGGTGCACCGCGTCGACGCGGAACTCGCCCTCGGCGTGCGGTCGGAGATCGACGCGGCCCTCGCGGCGGACGGGGTGGACGAATTCCTCGTCAATCTGCCCTTCGCGGCGTCCTTCGCGCCCAGGACCGCCGAACTGCGCGGCCAGGACACCGCCATCCGGTTCCGCTGCCTCGACCGGGCGGGGGACTGGCTGATCCGGCTGCGCCCCGACGGATTCGGGCTCGAACCCCACCCCGCCGACGGCGAGGGCACGCGCCCGGTGGACGCCACGGTCCAGGCGTCCGCCGCCGATCTGCTGCTGTTCCTGTACGGCCGGCTCGACCTCACGGCGGACGCCGTCGAGACTTCGGGGGACGCCGCACTGCTCAACCACTGGGTCGCCAACTCCGTGTTCTGA
- a CDS encoding PP2C family protein-serine/threonine phosphatase, protein MHLGPFLAAAPAVTASFAGPRATALIGAVAVLAQVIVSMVRGSVTDLNHTFQIITLVLISVCVTVFAHLREVHEKELVQLRSVAEAAQQVVLRPLRERLGPLRVASVYLAAAAEARIGGDLYAAARTAGGTRLIIGDVRGKGLEAVGDAALVLGAFRASAHQEADLPSLAAYLERAVAPGLEGIRTPHPGAEPGPGSDGDAPAGSYADDPGESFITAALLDIPDSGRALSLVNCGHPPPLLLRGGRVIPLDVDQPAPPLGLVEFAATRLGAQSFPFEPGDILLLYTDGVLEARDERGVFYPLTERAAAWRGTGPRALLSYLRDDLLAHAPTGALGDDAAMVAVERLPPVI, encoded by the coding sequence GTGCACCTCGGCCCGTTCCTCGCCGCGGCCCCCGCCGTCACGGCGTCCTTCGCGGGCCCCCGGGCCACGGCCCTGATCGGGGCCGTCGCCGTCCTCGCGCAGGTGATCGTCTCGATGGTGCGCGGCAGCGTCACCGACCTCAACCACACCTTCCAGATCATCACGCTGGTCCTGATCTCGGTGTGCGTGACCGTCTTCGCCCATCTGCGTGAGGTGCACGAGAAGGAGCTGGTGCAGTTGCGTTCGGTGGCCGAGGCCGCCCAGCAGGTGGTGCTGCGGCCCCTGCGTGAACGGCTGGGGCCGCTGCGGGTCGCGAGCGTGTATCTGGCGGCGGCCGCCGAGGCCAGGATCGGCGGGGACCTGTACGCCGCCGCCCGCACCGCCGGTGGCACCCGGCTCATCATCGGAGACGTACGCGGCAAGGGGCTCGAAGCGGTCGGGGACGCGGCGCTCGTGCTGGGCGCCTTCCGGGCCTCCGCCCACCAGGAGGCCGACCTGCCCTCGCTGGCCGCCTACCTCGAACGGGCGGTCGCGCCCGGCCTTGAAGGCATCCGGACGCCGCACCCCGGCGCCGAGCCGGGACCCGGGTCCGACGGTGACGCGCCCGCCGGCTCCTACGCCGATGATCCGGGCGAGTCCTTCATCACCGCGGCCCTGCTCGACATCCCCGACTCCGGCCGGGCCCTCTCGCTCGTCAACTGCGGCCACCCGCCGCCGCTGCTGTTGCGCGGCGGCCGTGTGATCCCCCTCGATGTGGACCAGCCGGCGCCTCCGCTGGGTCTCGTGGAGTTCGCGGCGACCCGGCTCGGCGCGCAGAGCTTCCCGTTCGAGCCGGGCGACATCCTGCTCCTGTATACGGACGGCGTCCTCGAAGCCCGCGACGAGCGCGGTGTCTTCTACCCTCTGACCGAACGGGCGGCCGCGTGGCGGGGCACCGGCCCCCGCGCCCTGCTGAGTTACCTGCGCGACGACCTTCTGGCACACGCGCCCACCGGCGCCCTGGGTGACGATGCCGCGATGGTGGCGGTCGAACGCCTCCCCCCAGTCATCTGA
- a CDS encoding thioredoxin domain-containing protein produces MARRVHQARENEEFSFILNLAGGPVLAYFFGTWPKAVDACRAMDAVVSGVADEYAGRLTVVKADMARCPEPVRRYGVTGAPTVVLIEDGEATGFEAGVVDRSVLKEFLDARL; encoded by the coding sequence ATGGCCCGCAGGGTTCACCAAGCACGGGAGAACGAGGAGTTCTCCTTCATCCTGAATCTGGCCGGCGGCCCGGTGCTCGCGTACTTCTTCGGGACCTGGCCGAAGGCCGTCGATGCGTGCAGGGCGATGGACGCGGTCGTGAGCGGTGTCGCCGACGAGTACGCGGGGCGTCTGACCGTGGTCAAGGCCGACATGGCGCGGTGCCCCGAACCCGTACGGCGTTACGGTGTCACGGGCGCCCCCACCGTGGTCCTGATCGAGGACGGGGAGGCGACGGGCTTCGAGGCAGGAGTGGTGGACCGGTCGGTTCTCAAGGAGTTCCTGGACGCCCGTCTCTGA
- a CDS encoding LuxR family transcriptional regulator, producing MEKFSLEAIARAQLTAARDSGAGRSASTVIGGHERVLRQTVMALTEGNSLSEHVIGGEATLLVCWGRIRLVTDGDSWEGRDGDLLAVPGAPHTVEALEDSAFLLTVAMV from the coding sequence ATGGAGAAGTTCTCCCTGGAAGCGATCGCCCGCGCTCAGCTGACGGCCGCCCGGGACTCGGGCGCGGGGCGCAGCGCGTCCACCGTCATCGGCGGCCACGAACGCGTACTGCGTCAGACGGTCATGGCCCTGACCGAGGGGAACTCGCTCAGTGAGCACGTGATCGGGGGCGAGGCGACACTCCTGGTGTGCTGGGGCCGTATCCGGCTGGTCACGGACGGGGACAGCTGGGAGGGCCGCGACGGTGATCTGCTGGCCGTGCCGGGCGCGCCCCACACGGTGGAGGCGCTGGAGGACTCGGCGTTCCTGCTGACCGTCGCGATGGTCTGA
- the bla gene encoding class A beta-lactamase — MRDHTKRPTLPRRSRTKGPAALLALLALTTTGVSTAQAADAPATAPAHTFAAAVTPAAQGGQVAAAIGQLEADHHVRIGAFALDTATGRTLSYRGDERFPSLSTFKAMVCAAVLDRARRVEPGLMDKVVHWTKADEVDNSPLTEGRGERGMTVADLCHAAITRSDNTAGNLLLRQVDGPDGLTRYYRSLRDPFSRLDRWEPELNRWEPGERRDTTTPSAMGRDLARVSLSRALVPEDRARLTSWLRATTTGDARIRAGLPKDWTVGDKTGTSDSYGSANDIAIAWPPSGRPVIIAIYTNHTAPVAATDEAVIKSATAALVRGLGVPSV; from the coding sequence ATGCGAGACCACACGAAACGCCCCACCCTCCCGCGCCGCTCCCGCACGAAGGGGCCCGCGGCACTGCTCGCCCTCCTGGCGCTCACCACCACCGGCGTCTCCACCGCGCAGGCGGCCGACGCCCCCGCCACGGCTCCCGCCCACACCTTCGCGGCCGCGGTCACGCCTGCCGCGCAAGGCGGCCAAGTGGCGGCCGCCATCGGGCAGTTGGAGGCGGACCATCACGTACGCATCGGCGCCTTCGCCCTCGACACCGCCACCGGCCGGACCCTCTCCTACCGGGGCGATGAGCGGTTCCCCTCCCTGTCCACGTTCAAGGCCATGGTGTGCGCCGCCGTCCTGGACCGGGCGCGGCGCGTGGAGCCGGGGCTCATGGACAAGGTCGTCCACTGGACCAAGGCCGACGAGGTCGACAACTCCCCGCTCACCGAGGGCAGGGGCGAGCGGGGGATGACCGTCGCCGACCTCTGCCACGCGGCCATCACCCGGAGCGACAACACGGCCGGAAACCTGTTGCTCCGTCAGGTCGACGGACCCGACGGCCTCACCCGCTACTACCGGTCGCTGCGCGATCCGTTCTCCCGCCTCGACCGCTGGGAGCCGGAGTTGAACCGCTGGGAGCCCGGGGAGCGGCGCGACACCACGACCCCCTCGGCCATGGGCCGCGACCTCGCCAGGGTCTCCCTCAGCCGGGCCCTGGTCCCCGAGGACCGCGCCCGGCTCACGTCGTGGCTGCGTGCCACCACCACGGGCGACGCCCGCATCAGGGCCGGGCTGCCCAAGGACTGGACGGTCGGCGACAAGACCGGCACCAGTGACTCCTACGGGTCCGCCAACGACATCGCCATCGCCTGGCCCCCGTCCGGGCGCCCCGTGATCATCGCGATCTACACCAACCACACCGCCCCCGTCGCCGCCACGGACGAAGCGGTGATCAAGAGCGCGACGGCGGCGCTGGTACGAGGGCTCGGCGTGCCGTCCGTCTGA
- a CDS encoding trypsin-like peptidase domain-containing protein, whose amino-acid sequence MVRRTRIIRHAALAAATLLVSAGLGSAAFAASPADPNPDAERLSAYWTAARLTAAVPDDERGGSGLAARGDATTVDGPRPGEFIPPSSSFDGIPQAGTFFWTDDSGTGRTCSGSVVRSPGHDLVLSAGHCLKGYAGASPRRHLAFVPQYHDGLKPFGVFPVRDNGVYVPQEYYDRGEHAGAAYDFGFAVTEPNEEGEPLEDATGAVQLLTGTGYAHTPVRMIGYPGGAQKPLECLSRTTKWVSDDPADPGTFSRITCDGFVGGTSGGPMLVPWHGEWGVVGVIGGYHTGGNTPQVSYSAYFGDATRALYEAAAAGAPPAGPGSS is encoded by the coding sequence ATGGTGCGCAGGACCAGGATCATCCGGCACGCCGCCCTGGCGGCGGCCACCCTGCTGGTGTCGGCGGGGCTCGGGTCTGCGGCGTTCGCGGCGTCCCCGGCGGACCCGAACCCGGACGCGGAGCGGCTGAGCGCCTATTGGACCGCCGCGCGCCTGACGGCGGCGGTGCCCGACGACGAGCGCGGGGGCAGCGGGCTGGCGGCGCGGGGCGACGCGACCACCGTGGACGGTCCACGGCCCGGGGAGTTCATTCCGCCGAGCAGCAGCTTCGACGGCATCCCGCAGGCCGGCACGTTCTTCTGGACCGACGATTCCGGTACGGGGCGTACGTGCAGCGGTTCCGTGGTCCGCAGCCCCGGCCACGACCTGGTCCTCAGCGCGGGGCACTGCCTCAAGGGGTACGCCGGCGCCTCGCCGCGCCGTCACCTCGCCTTCGTGCCGCAGTACCACGACGGGCTCAAGCCGTTCGGCGTCTTCCCCGTGCGGGACAACGGCGTGTACGTCCCGCAGGAGTACTACGACCGGGGTGAACACGCGGGCGCCGCCTACGACTTCGGGTTCGCGGTCACCGAGCCCAACGAGGAGGGCGAGCCGCTGGAGGACGCCACCGGCGCGGTCCAGTTGCTCACCGGAACGGGGTACGCGCACACCCCGGTGCGGATGATCGGCTACCCCGGCGGCGCCCAGAAACCGCTGGAGTGCCTGAGCCGGACCACCAAGTGGGTCAGCGACGACCCGGCCGACCCGGGCACGTTCTCTCGCATCACCTGCGACGGTTTCGTGGGCGGCACCAGCGGCGGCCCCATGCTGGTGCCGTGGCACGGCGAGTGGGGGGTGGTCGGGGTGATCGGCGGCTACCACACCGGAGGCAACACACCCCAGGTCTCCTACAGCGCGTACTTCGGCGACGCGACGCGGGCCCTGTACGAGGCGGCGGCCGCCGGGGCTCCCCCGGCCGGTCCCGGCTCCTCCTGA